The following coding sequences lie in one Trypanosoma brucei gambiense DAL972 chromosome 7, complete sequence genomic window:
- a CDS encoding kinesin, putative: MAEKVQVVSRLRPPLRPNSPLSVVPVDEQRLCVANRRVYDVDRVYGTNDSTEYIFYDRVAALVDRFLTGYNATVLAYGQTGSGKTFTMSGLMPLILRYTVERMGGHTKNLSFQCVEVYGEVLRDLLTSDPAGSAKHLHIHEVDSSANNRNGTANNLNANNCGASVVVVGAARVKARNFEEIQEIIDYSSKMRATGATQMNENSSRSHSIFTIFNHEQQSKLNLVDLAGSERNKKTHNVGQRFRESCAINGGLLALGNVIRALSRNSFSHPEAPQHVPYRSSKLTRLLQDSLGGNSTTLLIACVSADADNTGETVRTMQYSALAARILNEPFLRFEGPAAASLVEVEDDEKRQDEHECQRNDNSAAAGGSTEVIRLRKRVAGLEEHLQRCCEELKNDEVAFAQQIKYTKMLLQENEQLKQRISSLEGFVPSPSMTPPATAAAAAAAREMEINSARLRGRTALWQQLHKHRRGSPEAVQQKLSGQEPLASHRLRSPLMDACGFTPINEYSGQEYSWEGEKTVISTQSQQQQHLFGTNPALHSTAWNEPAKVVELPENISNINHINDSGSLYYESEKHVTGREEQLNLLAKEALYYQNSNSELRRRLRAVMALYEAQQQEAAMLRHEVEQIRELIDGRCQV, translated from the coding sequence ATGGCTGAAAAAGTACAGGTGGTGTCACGCCTGCGTCCACCCTTACGCCCCAACAGTCCTCTTTCTGTGGTGCCAGTGGACGAGCAACGCTTGTGCGTGGCTAATCGTAGGGTGTACGACGTGGATCGTGTGTATGGTACCAATGATTCTACGGAGTATATCTTTTATGATCGTGTGGCTGCCCTTGTAGACCGCTTCCTCACTGGTTATAACGCCACGGTGCTCGCCTACGGGCAAACCGGAAGCGGCAAAACTTTCACAATGAGTGGCCTCATGCCGTTGATCTTACGGTACACTGTGGAGCGTATGGGCGGTCACACAAAGAATTTGAGTTTTCAGTGTGTGGAGGTATACGGTGAGGTATTGAGAGATTTACTTACGAGCGATCCAGCTGGATCGGCAAAACACCTCCATATACATGAAGTGGACAGCAGTGCTAACAATAGAAATGGCACGGCAAACAATCTCAATGCTAACAACTGCGGTGCATCCGTGGTTGTTGTCGGTGCTGCGCGCGTAAAGGCGCGAAACTTTGAGGAAATACAAGAAATTATAGACTACAGCAGCAAAATGCGCGCGACAGGGGCAACACAGATGAACGAGAACTCATCCCGAAGTCATAGCATCTTCACAATATTTAACCATGAACAACAGTCTAAACTCAACCTTGTTGATCTTGCGGGTTCGGAgcgtaacaaaaaaacacacaatgTGGGTCAGAGGTTTAGGGAGAGCTGTGCTATCAATGGGGGATTGCTAGCCCTCGGCAACGTTATTCGTGCCCTTAGCCGAAATAGCTTTAGCCATCCTGAGGCTCCTCAGCATGTTCCGTATCGCAGCAGCAAGCTGACGCGGCTGCTACAGGACTCACTTGGAGGTAATAGCACAACGCTTCTCATTGCATGTGTGTCCGCAGATGCCGACAACACGGGTGAGACGGTACGCACAATGCAGTACAGTGCTCTTGCCGCAAGGATTTTGAACGAACCGTTTTTACGTTTTGAAGGTCCCGCAGCAGCGTCTTTGGTGGAAGTGGAGGACGACGAAAAACGGCAGGATGAGCACGAGTGTCAACGGAATGATAATAGTGCTGCCGCCGGTGGATCGACGGAGGTAATACGACTAAGGAAGCGTGTGGCTGGTTTAGAGGAGCACCTGCAGCGCTGTTGTGAGGAGCTCAAAAATGACGAGGTGGCCTTCGCCCAACAGATCAAATACACCAAAATGCTGCTTCAGGAGAATGAGCAACTGAAGCAACGCATATCGTCCCTTGAAGGGTTCGTACCCTCCCCTTCTATGACACCACCGGCGActgcagcggcggcagcagcagctagAGAGATGGAGATAAATAGTGCCCGGCTTCGAGGGAGAACGGCACTGTGGCAACAACTACATAAACACCGGCGGGGGAGTCCAGAGGCTGTTCAGCAGAAATTGTCCGGGCAGGAGCCATTGGCCTCCCATCGCCTGCGATCCCCGCTAATGGACGCGTGTGGGTTTACTCCAATTAATGAATACAGTGGTCAGGAGTATTcatgggaaggagaaaagacgGTTATAAGTACACAAtctcagcaacagcagcacttGTTCGGCACAAACCCAGCTTTGCACAGCACAGCATGGAATGAGCCAGCCAAAGTTGTAGAATTACCCGAGAACATCAGTAATATCAATCATATAAATGATAGCGGATCCTTGTACTACGAGTCTGAAAAGCATGTAACCGGAAGGGAAGAACAGCTCAACTTGCTGGCAAAGGAGGCGTTATATTACCAAAACAGTAACAGTGAGTTGCGGCGGCGTCTTCGCGCAGTGATGGCTTTATATGAAGCACAGCAACAAGAGGCCGCAATGCTGCGGCACGAAGTGGAGCAGATTCGTGAACTCATCGACGGGAGGTGTCAAGTATAA